One segment of Setaria viridis chromosome 4, Setaria_viridis_v4.0, whole genome shotgun sequence DNA contains the following:
- the LOC117852557 gene encoding uncharacterized protein At4g28440, whose amino-acid sequence MSTPARRTNRRGPPPPGTGYVRRAPAPGPGPGPADAAKPLRKPVFTTIDQLRPQTHGHTLTARVLEARTVLEKHSPHIGRTRVAECLVGDHTGTILVTARNDQVDLVKPNTTVIFRNAKIDMFKGTMRLAVDKWGRIEVTDAADFKVKEDNNMSLVEYELVDVAEEED is encoded by the exons ATGTCGACGCCTGCGAGGCGCACCAACCGCCGCGGCCCCCCGCCCCCCGGCACCGGCTACGTGCGCCGCGCCCCGGctcccggccccggccccggccccgccgacgccgccaagcCCCTGCGCAAGCCCGTCTTCACTACCATCGACCAGCTGCGCCCCCAGACGCACGGCCACACCCTCACCGCCCGCGTCCTCGAAGCCCGCACCGTCCTCGAAAAGCACTCCCCGCACATCGGCCGCACCCGCGTCGCAGAGTGCCTCGTCGGAGACCACACCGGCACCATCCTCGTCACCGCGCGCAACGACCAGG TTGACCTTGTGAAGCCGAATACCACAGTGATCTTCCGCAACGCCAAGATTGACATGTTCAAGGGGACCATGAGGCTGGCAGTGGACAAGTGGGGACGGATCGAGGTGACTGATGCTGCTGATTTCAAGGTGAAGGAAGACAACAACATGTCGCTGGTGGAGTACGAGCTGGTGGACGTGGCAGAGGAAGAGGATTGA
- the LOC117852555 gene encoding homogentisate 1,2-dioxygenase, whose amino-acid sequence MAASDEIESVSLRYLSGLGNSFSSEAVAGSLPVGQNSPLVCPLGLYAEQLSGTSFTTPRASNLRTWLYRIKPSVTHEPFHPREDKGRLVGEFDRATTVATPTQLRWRPTEVPLDRPLDFIDGLYTVCGAGSAFLRHGYAIHMYAANKSMDGCAFCNADGDFLIVPQQGRLFITTECGKMLVSPGEIVVIPQGFRFAVDLPDGPSRGYVSEIFGAHFQLPDLGPIGANGLASPRDFLSPTAWFEQAHRPGYMIVQKYGGELFTATQDFSPFNVVAWHGNYVPYKYDLSRFCPFNTVLFDHGDPSVNTVLTAPTDKPGVALLDFVIFPPRWLVAENTFRPPYYHRNCMSEFMGLIYGMYEAKADGFLPGGASLHSCMTPHGPDTKTYEATISRADANTEPFRLSGTLAFMFESSLIPRVCRWALDSPCRDLDYYQCWIGLKSHFSHDNNAGLDEKD is encoded by the exons ATGGCGGCCTCGGATGAGATTGAATCAGTGTCGCTGCGGTACCTCTCCGGTCTGGGCAACAGCTTCtcgtcggaggcggtggcggggtcGCTCCCCGTGGGGCAGAACAGCCCGCTGGTGTGCCCGCTGGGGCTCTACGCCGAGCAGCTCTCCGGCACCTCCTTCACCACCCCGCGGGCCAGCAACCTGCGCAC GTGGCTGTACCGGATCAAGCCGTCGGTGACCCACGAGCCCTTCCACCCCCGGGAAGACAAGGGCCGCCTCGTCGGGGAGTTCGACCGCGCAACCACCGTCGCCACGCCCACGCAGCTGCGATGGAGGCCCACCGAGGTGCCCCTCGACCGGCCCCTCGACTTCATCGACGGCCTCTACACCGTCTGCGGAGCCGGGAGCGCATTCCTCCGCCACGGATACGCCATCCACAT GTACGCTGCTAACAAGTCCATGGACGGATGCGCCTTCTGCAACGCAGATGGTGATTTCCTCATTGTTCCCCAGCAAGGAA GGTTGTTCATCACAACCGAATGCGGAAAGATGCTGGTTTCACCCGGTGAGATCGTTGTGATTCCTCAAGGCTTCCGCTTTGCCGTTGACCTGCCTGATGGCCCCTCACGTGGCTATGTGTCTGAGATTTTCGGCGCCCACTTTCAGCTCCCTGATCTTGGCCCCATCG GTGCCAatggtttggcttcaccaagggATTTCCTTTCCCCCACGGCATGGTTTGAGCAGGCCCACCGACCTGGATACATGATAGTGCAGAAGTATGGTGGTGAGCTATTCACTGCCACGCAGGATTTTTCTCCCTTCAATGTGGTTGCATGGCATGGGAATTATGTCCCATACAAG TATGATTTGAGTAGGTTCTGCCCATTTAATACCGTCCTATTCGATCATGGTGACCCTTCAGTAAACACAG TGCTTACCGCGCCGACCGATAAGCCTGGCGTGGCGTTACTTGATTTTGTAATATTCCCACCTAGGTGGCTGGTTGCTGAAAACACATTCCGCCCTCCATACTACCACCGCAACTGCATGAGTGAGTTCATGGGCCTCATCTATGGGATGTACGAG GCTAAGGCTGATGGTTTTCTTCCCGGGGGTGCTAGCCTTCACAGCTGCATGACGCCACATGGGCCAGACACCAAGACATACGAGGCGACGATCAGCCGAGCTGATGCCAACACGGAGCCATTCAGGCTCAGCGGCACGCTGGCGTTCATGTTCGAGTCTTCGCTGATCCCTCGTGTGTGCAGGTGGGCTCTTGATTCCCCGTGCCGAGACCTTGATTACTACCAATGCTGGATTGGATTGAAGTCCCACTTCTCACATGACAATAATGCTGGATTGGATGAGAAAGATTAG
- the LOC117852550 gene encoding protein MEI2-like 2 isoform X1, whose protein sequence is MYVLGSNFLALLIQARYLPRNAVMDPSPHPFNPPGLAVPPPSKPRQMAASNNPWRVAPPPLQNARAGFGDASLFSTSLPLLPHEKLNFPDSAHGTPSMDDTSVKMKTLDDDPEEKDYKFDFDLRQIDDLLPDEDEFFAGITDEIEPIGQTNNTEELEEFDVFGSGGGMELDLDPLESVTASFANSSIADGARGNGINPFGVPSTVGTVAGEHPYGEHPSRTLFVRNINSNVEDSELRSLFEQYGDIRTLYTATKHRGFVMISYFDIRSARNAMRALQNKPLRRRKLDIHFSIPKENPSDKDLNQGTLVIFNLDPSVSNEEVRQIFGAYGEVKEIRETPNKKHHKFIEFYDIRAAEAALRSLNKSEIAGKRIKLEPSRPGGTRRNLMQQLGHDLDQEEPRSYRHHHVGSPIANSPPGAWAHYSSPTDNNVLQALNRSPTGNGMSPIGMPSLISNAVKIAPIGKDSNRSKYDHVFSNGNQSVGGAFQHSHSYQDRSSEHMSSSPGTLSGPQFLWGSPKPYSETSQSPVWRPPAIGSALSSTSRSQGQGFLHGSRQASLFGSSDQHHHHHHVGSAPSGAPFESHFGFLPESPETSFMKQVRFGNMGNIGTGRNGAGLMLNMAGRSSLNPISSLSGSLTDNSSTNFRPMLSPRLGHAFYSNPTYQGPGSFGLDSSIDRGRNRRVDSSALQADSKRQYQLDLEKIRKGDDTRTTLMIKNIPNKYTSKMLLAAIDELHKGTYDFFYLPIDFKNKCNVGYAFINMISPTHIISFYQAFNGKKWEKFNSEKVASLAYARIQGRTALISHFQNSSLMNEDKRCRPILFHPNGLESGNQDAFPINGICIHMPVEDDLFDDEDDKSQDVKMGGESSMQMAGSL, encoded by the exons ATGTATGTCTTGGGGTCAAACTTCCTTGCGCTGCTTATACAAGCTAG GTATCTCCCGCGGAATGCTGTCATGGACCCATCGCCCCATCCTTTCAACCCGCCAG GTCTTGCAGTCCCCCCTCCCTCCAAGCCAAGGCAGATGGCCGCAAGTAACAACCCTTGGAGGGTCGCTCCACCACCCCTGCAAAATGCACGCGCAGGCTTCGGCGATGCAAGCCTCTTCTCAACCTCCTTGCCGCTTCTTCCTCATGAAAAAT TGAACTTTCCTGATTCTGCACATGGTACCCCGTCAATGGATGACACCTCTGTCAAAATGAAAACCCTTGATGATGACCCTGAAGAGAAGGACTACAAGTTTGATTTTGATCTTCGCCAGATAGATGACTTGCTgcctgatgaagatgagtttttCGCTGGGATCACAGATGAGATCGAACCTATCGGGCAGACAAATAACACGGAGGAATTGGAAGAGTTTGATGTATTTGGCAGCGGAGGGGGCATGGAGCTGGACTTGGATCCTCTGGAGAGTGTCACAGCTAGTTTTGCGAATTCAAGCATTGCTGATGGGGCTAGAGGCAATGGGATCAACCCTTTTGGTGTCCCAAGCACTGTCGGAACTGTGGCTGGGGAGCATCCATATGGAGAACACCCTTCCAGAACATTGTTTGTAAGGAACATCAATAGCAACGTTGAGGACTCTGAACTGCGCTCTTTGTTTGAG CAATATGGGGATATCAGAACCCTTTACACGGCAACAAAGCACAGGGGTTTTGTAATGATATCTTATTTTGATATCCGGTCTGCGCGCAATGCAATGCGTGCGTTGCAGAATAAGCCTCTGAGGAGGAGAAAGCTGGACATCCATTTTTCCATCCCAAAG GAGAATCCATCTGACAAAGATTTAAACCAGGGAACTCTTGTTATTTTTAACTTGGATCCGTCAGTTTCTAATGAAGAGGTTCGCCAGATTTTTGGGGCAtatggagaagtaaaagag ATAAGAGAGACACCAAACAAAAAGCACCATAAGTTTATAGAGTTTTATGATATAAGAGCTGCAGAGGCTGCTCTCCGGTCACTGAATAAAAGTGAGATAGCTGGAAAACGAATCAAGTTGGAACCAAGCCGTCCTGGTGGAACACGTAGAAA CTTGATGCAGCAGCTTGGTCATGATTTGGACCAAGAGGAGCCCAGAAGCTATAGACATCATCATGTTGGTTCACCTATTGCTAACTCTCCTCCAG GGGCATGGGCTCACTATAGTAGTCCAACAGATAACAATGTGTTGCAAGCTTTGAACAGGTCTCCAACCGGAAATGGAATGAGTCCTATCGGAATGCCTTCACTAATCTCAAATGCTGTCAAGATTGCACCTATTGGGAAGGATAGCAATCGGTCTAAATATGATCACGTATTCTCAAATGGCAACCAGTCCGTGGGAGGTGCATTTCAGCACTCTCACTCATACCAGGATCGCAGCAGTGAACATATGAGTTCTAGTCCTGGGACTTTATCCGGTCCCCAATTTCTCTGGGGTAGTCCAAAGCCTTATTCAGAAACCTCTCAGTCCCCTGTTTGGCGTCCACCAGCAATTGGGTCTGCATTGTCATCTACGAGCCGTTCTCAGGGGCAAGGCTTCTTGCATGGCAGCCGTCAGGCTTCATTATTTGGGTCTTCAGATCAgcaccaccatcatcatcatgttggtTCTGCCCCTTCAGGTGCTCCATTTGAGAGCCATTTTGGCTTTTTACCTGAATCGCCAGAGACATCTTTTATGAAGCAAGTCAGGTTTGGGAACATGGGAAATATTGGTACTGGCAGAAATGGGGCGGGCCTCATGCTGAACATGGCTGGCCGTTCTTCTTTGAATCCTATTTCTTCTCTCAGTGGAAGTCTGACAGATAATAGCTCTACTAACTTTAGACCAATGCTGTCACCGAGATTGGGACATGCGTTCTACAGTAACCCCACCTACCAAGGGCCTGGTTCTTTCGGACTTGACAGTTCTATTGACCGTGGCCGTAACCGCCGAGTGGACAGCAGTGCGCTCCAAGCCGATAGCAAGAGGCAGTATCAGCTGGATTTGGAGAAGATTCGCAAAGGCGATGATACTAGGACGACACTGATGATTAAAAACATTCCAAACAA ATATACATCTAAGATGCTTTTGGCTGCGATTGATGAACTCCACAAAGGAACTTATGACTTCTTCTACCTGCCAATTGATTTTAAG AACAAATGCAATGTTGGATATGCGTTCATTAACATGATATCACCTACACACATTATATCATTCTACCAG GCATTTAATGGGAAGAAATGGGAGAAGTTCAACAGTGAGAAGGTGGCCTCATTGGCTTATGCTAGAATCCAGGGACGGACTGCACTGATATCACATTTTCAGAATTCAAGCTTGATGAACGAGGATAAGAGGTGCCGCCCCATTCTTTTTCATCCCAACGGCCTGGAATCTGGAAATCAG GATGCATTTCCAATCAATGGCATATGCATTCACATGCCTGTGGAAGACGATTTGTTTGACGATGAAGACGACAAGAGTCAGGATGTGAAGATGGGAGGAGAGAGCTCCATGCAAATGGCTGGGAGCTTGTGA
- the LOC117852550 gene encoding protein MEI2-like 2 isoform X2 — translation MDPSPHPFNPPGLAVPPPSKPRQMAASNNPWRVAPPPLQNARAGFGDASLFSTSLPLLPHEKLNFPDSAHGTPSMDDTSVKMKTLDDDPEEKDYKFDFDLRQIDDLLPDEDEFFAGITDEIEPIGQTNNTEELEEFDVFGSGGGMELDLDPLESVTASFANSSIADGARGNGINPFGVPSTVGTVAGEHPYGEHPSRTLFVRNINSNVEDSELRSLFEQYGDIRTLYTATKHRGFVMISYFDIRSARNAMRALQNKPLRRRKLDIHFSIPKENPSDKDLNQGTLVIFNLDPSVSNEEVRQIFGAYGEVKEIRETPNKKHHKFIEFYDIRAAEAALRSLNKSEIAGKRIKLEPSRPGGTRRNLMQQLGHDLDQEEPRSYRHHHVGSPIANSPPGAWAHYSSPTDNNVLQALNRSPTGNGMSPIGMPSLISNAVKIAPIGKDSNRSKYDHVFSNGNQSVGGAFQHSHSYQDRSSEHMSSSPGTLSGPQFLWGSPKPYSETSQSPVWRPPAIGSALSSTSRSQGQGFLHGSRQASLFGSSDQHHHHHHVGSAPSGAPFESHFGFLPESPETSFMKQVRFGNMGNIGTGRNGAGLMLNMAGRSSLNPISSLSGSLTDNSSTNFRPMLSPRLGHAFYSNPTYQGPGSFGLDSSIDRGRNRRVDSSALQADSKRQYQLDLEKIRKGDDTRTTLMIKNIPNKYTSKMLLAAIDELHKGTYDFFYLPIDFKNKCNVGYAFINMISPTHIISFYQAFNGKKWEKFNSEKVASLAYARIQGRTALISHFQNSSLMNEDKRCRPILFHPNGLESGNQDAFPINGICIHMPVEDDLFDDEDDKSQDVKMGGESSMQMAGSL, via the exons ATGGACCCATCGCCCCATCCTTTCAACCCGCCAG GTCTTGCAGTCCCCCCTCCCTCCAAGCCAAGGCAGATGGCCGCAAGTAACAACCCTTGGAGGGTCGCTCCACCACCCCTGCAAAATGCACGCGCAGGCTTCGGCGATGCAAGCCTCTTCTCAACCTCCTTGCCGCTTCTTCCTCATGAAAAAT TGAACTTTCCTGATTCTGCACATGGTACCCCGTCAATGGATGACACCTCTGTCAAAATGAAAACCCTTGATGATGACCCTGAAGAGAAGGACTACAAGTTTGATTTTGATCTTCGCCAGATAGATGACTTGCTgcctgatgaagatgagtttttCGCTGGGATCACAGATGAGATCGAACCTATCGGGCAGACAAATAACACGGAGGAATTGGAAGAGTTTGATGTATTTGGCAGCGGAGGGGGCATGGAGCTGGACTTGGATCCTCTGGAGAGTGTCACAGCTAGTTTTGCGAATTCAAGCATTGCTGATGGGGCTAGAGGCAATGGGATCAACCCTTTTGGTGTCCCAAGCACTGTCGGAACTGTGGCTGGGGAGCATCCATATGGAGAACACCCTTCCAGAACATTGTTTGTAAGGAACATCAATAGCAACGTTGAGGACTCTGAACTGCGCTCTTTGTTTGAG CAATATGGGGATATCAGAACCCTTTACACGGCAACAAAGCACAGGGGTTTTGTAATGATATCTTATTTTGATATCCGGTCTGCGCGCAATGCAATGCGTGCGTTGCAGAATAAGCCTCTGAGGAGGAGAAAGCTGGACATCCATTTTTCCATCCCAAAG GAGAATCCATCTGACAAAGATTTAAACCAGGGAACTCTTGTTATTTTTAACTTGGATCCGTCAGTTTCTAATGAAGAGGTTCGCCAGATTTTTGGGGCAtatggagaagtaaaagag ATAAGAGAGACACCAAACAAAAAGCACCATAAGTTTATAGAGTTTTATGATATAAGAGCTGCAGAGGCTGCTCTCCGGTCACTGAATAAAAGTGAGATAGCTGGAAAACGAATCAAGTTGGAACCAAGCCGTCCTGGTGGAACACGTAGAAA CTTGATGCAGCAGCTTGGTCATGATTTGGACCAAGAGGAGCCCAGAAGCTATAGACATCATCATGTTGGTTCACCTATTGCTAACTCTCCTCCAG GGGCATGGGCTCACTATAGTAGTCCAACAGATAACAATGTGTTGCAAGCTTTGAACAGGTCTCCAACCGGAAATGGAATGAGTCCTATCGGAATGCCTTCACTAATCTCAAATGCTGTCAAGATTGCACCTATTGGGAAGGATAGCAATCGGTCTAAATATGATCACGTATTCTCAAATGGCAACCAGTCCGTGGGAGGTGCATTTCAGCACTCTCACTCATACCAGGATCGCAGCAGTGAACATATGAGTTCTAGTCCTGGGACTTTATCCGGTCCCCAATTTCTCTGGGGTAGTCCAAAGCCTTATTCAGAAACCTCTCAGTCCCCTGTTTGGCGTCCACCAGCAATTGGGTCTGCATTGTCATCTACGAGCCGTTCTCAGGGGCAAGGCTTCTTGCATGGCAGCCGTCAGGCTTCATTATTTGGGTCTTCAGATCAgcaccaccatcatcatcatgttggtTCTGCCCCTTCAGGTGCTCCATTTGAGAGCCATTTTGGCTTTTTACCTGAATCGCCAGAGACATCTTTTATGAAGCAAGTCAGGTTTGGGAACATGGGAAATATTGGTACTGGCAGAAATGGGGCGGGCCTCATGCTGAACATGGCTGGCCGTTCTTCTTTGAATCCTATTTCTTCTCTCAGTGGAAGTCTGACAGATAATAGCTCTACTAACTTTAGACCAATGCTGTCACCGAGATTGGGACATGCGTTCTACAGTAACCCCACCTACCAAGGGCCTGGTTCTTTCGGACTTGACAGTTCTATTGACCGTGGCCGTAACCGCCGAGTGGACAGCAGTGCGCTCCAAGCCGATAGCAAGAGGCAGTATCAGCTGGATTTGGAGAAGATTCGCAAAGGCGATGATACTAGGACGACACTGATGATTAAAAACATTCCAAACAA ATATACATCTAAGATGCTTTTGGCTGCGATTGATGAACTCCACAAAGGAACTTATGACTTCTTCTACCTGCCAATTGATTTTAAG AACAAATGCAATGTTGGATATGCGTTCATTAACATGATATCACCTACACACATTATATCATTCTACCAG GCATTTAATGGGAAGAAATGGGAGAAGTTCAACAGTGAGAAGGTGGCCTCATTGGCTTATGCTAGAATCCAGGGACGGACTGCACTGATATCACATTTTCAGAATTCAAGCTTGATGAACGAGGATAAGAGGTGCCGCCCCATTCTTTTTCATCCCAACGGCCTGGAATCTGGAAATCAG GATGCATTTCCAATCAATGGCATATGCATTCACATGCCTGTGGAAGACGATTTGTTTGACGATGAAGACGACAAGAGTCAGGATGTGAAGATGGGAGGAGAGAGCTCCATGCAAATGGCTGGGAGCTTGTGA
- the LOC117852552 gene encoding uncharacterized acetyltransferase At3g50280, giving the protein MGSHSINSDPSPVRVVGRRTVKPPPRPRDLIPLTTWDVSFLSADYIQKGLLYAPPPFPTARLVDHLQAALADALAAYYPVAGRFVTEKHGGGCSVSIDCDGQGVDILHAVADGVAVADAIPPDADVPRLVHSFFPLDGAVNHDGHHLPLFVVQVTELADGVFIGFAYNHALSDGTAFWDFLNVWAGIARARLPLLSGGKEAASWDFQPPLLERWSPDSVPGPVVLPFPDLTGLIDRLSPQPLRERMLHFSGESLAALKERARQELLAAGDAAGAAAVTRFQALSSLVWRCVTRARRLPAEQPTACRAAINNRARLRPQLPPEYFGNTIYAISTEAVRAGELLERGHGWATAAMGRAVAAHTDADIRARVAAWMAKPVVYTNRYFDPNCVMMGSSPRFDMYGCDFGWGKPLAARSGRANKFDGKASLYPGRDDGGGIDAELVLAPEHMARLEQDQEFWAAVTPDSPALGL; this is encoded by the coding sequence ATGGGAAGCCATTCCATCAATTCCGATCCCTCGCCGGTGCGCGTGGTTGGGCGGCGCACGGTGaagccgccgccccggccgcgcgaCCTCATCCCCCTCACCACCTGGGACGTCTCCTTTCTCTCCGCCGACTACATCCAGAAGGGCCTCCTctacgcgccgccgcccttccccACCGCCCGCCTCGTCGACCACCTCCAGGCCGCGCTCGCCGACGCGCTCGCAGCCTActaccccgtcgccggccgatTCGTTACGGAGaagcacggcggcggctgctccgtCTCCATCGACTGCGACGGCCAGGGCGTCGACATCCTCCACGCCGTCGCggacggcgtcgccgtcgccgacgccatccctcccgacgccgacgtcccgcgcctcgtCCACTCCTTCTTCCCCCTCGACGGCGCAGTCAACCACGACGGCCACCACCTGCCCCTCTTCGTCGTCCAGGTCACcgagctcgccgacggcgtcttcaTCGGCTTCGCCTACAACCACGCGCTCTCCGACGGCACCGCCTTCTGGGACTTCCTCAACGTCTGGGCGGGgatcgcgcgcgcgcgcctccccctcctctccggcgGCAAGGAGGCGGCCTCATGGGACTTCCAGCCCCCGCTGCTGGAGCGCTGGTCGCCCGACTCCGTCCCCGGACCGGTGGTGCTCCCGTTCCCCGATCTCACGGGGCTCATCGACCGCCTGTCCCCGCAGCCGCTGCGCGAGCGCATGCTGCACTTCTCCGGCGAGTCCCTGGCGGCCCTCAAGGAGCGGGCGCGGCAggagctcctggcggccggggacgcggcgggggcggcggccgtgacGAGGTTCCAGGCGCTGAGCTCGCTGGTGTGGCGCTGCGTCACCCGCGCGCGGCGCCTGCCGGCGGAGCAGCCCACCGCGTGCCGCGCCGCCATCAACAACCGCGCGCGGCTCCGGCCGCAGCTGCCGCCCGAGTACTTCGGCAACACCATCTACGCCATCTCCACGGAGGCGGTGCGCGCCGGGGAGCTGCTGGAGCGCGGCCACGGCTGGGCGACGGCGGCCATGGGGCGCGCCGTGGCGGCGCACACGGACGCCGACATCCGGGCGCGCGTGGCGGCGTGGATGGCCAAGCCCGTCGTCTACACGAACCGCTACTTCGACCCCAACTGCGTCATGATGGGCAGCTCGCCGCGGTTCGACATGTACGGCTGCGACTTCGGGTGGGGGAAGCCGCTGGCGGCGCGCAGCGGCAGGGCCAACAAGTTCGACGGCAAGGCGTCGCTGTACCCGggccgggacgacggcggcggcatcgacGCCGAGCTGGTGCTCGCCCCGGAGCACATGGCGCGGCTCGAGCAGGACCAAGAGTTCTGGGCGGCAGTCACGCCGGATTCTCCTGCCTTGGGCCTTTGA
- the LOC117852553 gene encoding GDSL esterase/lipase At5g45950, protein MTTLHPYLLSILGSTPIQAMRGFQLLVLVALLIGELHCARTAPPTAADAPATAPQSPEPPPADQQQTPPQAPGPTPPPPRRRGSPHRRPPGQAPPKQDPAPPKQGAEPAPPRLVVPPQDSPAPPPPSMINRTTGCTTLLVLGDSTVDPGNNNHLPTTARANFLPYGLNFYGRRPTGRFTNGRLATDMLAEKLGIARTIPGFFDTNLRLAQLRRGVSFASGGSGYDDSTANRINVVSFSAQLHNLFRYKLLIRTLLGPRRAERLVNRATFVISAGTNDILSVYLASNRSNAISMDMYENHLIARVANHTQAMIMLGGRRFVFVGLPPMGCMPIARTLVGTGSDRCDETLNQLATSFNSKLVQLLNFINYQRQIRTSYIDTYTTIHDATVDPKTFGLTEVSRGCCGSGVIEVGQTCRGRRTCGDPSRYLYWDAVHPTETTNQLIANVMMDSIRELYS, encoded by the exons ATGACGACTTTGCATCCGTACCTCCTGTCGATCCTGGGTTCTACCCCTATTCAAGCCATGAGGGGCTTTCAACTGCTGGTCCTAGTGGCCTTGCTTATTGGGGAGCTGCACTGCGCAAGAACAGCACCACCAACAGCAGCTGATGCCCCAGCAACAGCACCACAATCTCCCGAGCCACCACCAGCAGACCAGCAGCAAACCCCACCACAAGCGCCTGGGCCAACGCCTccaccgccacggcggcggggaTCTCCACATCGACGACCACCAGGACAAGCACCGCCGAAGCAGGATCCGGCACCGCCAAAGCAGGGAGCGGAACCTGCACCGCCGCGGCTGGTCGTGCCACCACAGGACTCtcctgcgccgccaccaccctcaATGATCAACCGCACCACGGGCTGCACCACACTCCTTGTACTTGGGGACTCAACAGTGGACCCTGGAAACAACAACCACCTGCCCACCACAGCCAGGGCAAATTTCTTGCCCTACGGCTTGAACTTCTACGGGCGCAGGCCGACTGGCCGATTCACCAACGGCCGATTAGCCACAGATATGTTAG CGGAGAAACTGGGTATAGCGAGGACTATTCCAGGCTTCTTCGACACAAACCTGAGGCTCGCCCAGCTCAGGAGGGGTGTAAGCTTTGCATCGGGAGGCTCTGGATATGACGACAGCACTGCCAACAGAATA AATGTGGTGTCATTCTCTGCACAATTGCACAACCTTTTCCGTTACAAGCTACTCATCCGAACATTGCTTGGACCGAGAAGAGCAGAGCGACTTGTTAACAGGGCAACCTTTGTGATAAGCGCTGGTACAAATGATATACTTTCTGTCTATCTTGCATCAAATCGGTCGAATGCAATTAGTATGGATATGTACGAGAATCACCTGATAGCACGTGTTGCTAATCATACCCAG GCTATGATAATGCTTGGAGGAAGGAGATTTGTTTTTGTTGGACTGCCCCCGATGGGTTGCATGCCAATTGCCCGAACTTTGGTCGGCACAGGATCAGACAGATGTGATGAGACATTAAATCAGCTTGCAACTTCATTCAACTCGAAGCTAGTTCAACTGTTGAATTTTATAAATTACCAGCGTCAAATTAGAACTTCATACATAGACACGTATACAACTATACATGACGCAACAGTGGATCCTAAGACCTTTG GCCTAACAGAAGTATCAAGAGGGTGCTGCGGATCAGGGGTAATTGAAGTTGGGCAAACATGCCGAGGGCGAAGAACATGTGGAGACCCCAGCAGGTACCTGTACTGGGATGCTGTCCATCCAACAGAGACGACAAACCAACTTATCGCAAATGTGATGATGGATTCTATTAGAGAACTCTATAGCTAG